One part of the Gemmatimonadota bacterium genome encodes these proteins:
- a CDS encoding ABC transporter ATP-binding protein produces MAQVTLNRLTKHFDDTPVVKGISLTVADGEFFSLLGPSGCGKTTILRMIAGFIFPTSGTVFFDDQDVTHVPANRRNTGMVFQNYALFPHMTVFENVAFGLRTRKVAPAETADRAARALDLVGLAGLEQRPVPQLSGGQQQRVALARAVVIEPDLLLLDEPLSNLDAKLREETRDQIRELQTKLGITAIYVTHDQEEALAVSDRIAVMEEGECRQLDRPDAIYRRPANRFVAAFMGNMNLWEGVMETDEGRPVFRHGSGLAVALPPSIPLPALHSSPAPVDDAAPADDAAPADDAAPVDDAAPADDAVAPDGPNDPVYLALHPQAVRLTEDDSEDTVGGVVITRRFKGATVEFTVDAGGVSIQVVENAEGRMAGRQPGDAVRVRIPGDQAIILRD; encoded by the coding sequence ATGGCCCAGGTCACCCTCAATCGCCTCACCAAGCACTTCGATGACACCCCGGTCGTGAAGGGCATCAGCCTGACGGTGGCCGACGGCGAGTTCTTCAGTCTGCTGGGCCCGAGCGGATGCGGCAAGACGACCATCCTCCGCATGATTGCCGGGTTCATCTTCCCCACCTCCGGCACCGTGTTCTTCGACGACCAGGACGTCACCCACGTGCCCGCCAACCGGCGGAACACCGGGATGGTATTTCAGAACTATGCCCTCTTCCCCCACATGACCGTCTTCGAGAACGTGGCCTTCGGCCTGCGCACGCGAAAAGTGGCGCCGGCCGAGACTGCGGATCGCGCGGCGCGGGCCCTCGACCTGGTGGGACTGGCCGGGCTGGAACAGCGGCCCGTGCCCCAGTTGTCCGGCGGACAGCAGCAGCGGGTAGCCCTCGCTCGGGCCGTGGTCATCGAACCCGATCTGCTGCTGCTCGACGAACCGCTGTCCAACCTGGACGCCAAGCTGCGGGAAGAGACCCGGGACCAGATCCGGGAGCTGCAGACCAAGCTGGGCATCACGGCCATCTACGTCACCCACGACCAGGAGGAGGCGCTGGCCGTTTCCGATCGGATCGCGGTGATGGAGGAGGGCGAATGCCGGCAGCTGGACCGCCCCGACGCGATCTACCGCAGGCCGGCCAACCGGTTCGTGGCCGCCTTCATGGGCAACATGAACCTCTGGGAAGGCGTGATGGAGACGGACGAGGGAAGGCCGGTATTCCGGCACGGGAGCGGACTGGCCGTGGCGTTGCCGCCGTCAATTCCATTGCCCGCGCTACACTCGTCACCCGCGCCGGTCGATGACGCCGCGCCGGCCGATGACGCCGCGCCGGCCGATGACGCCGCGCCGGTCGATGATGCCGCGCCGGCCGATGACGCCGTGGCGCCGGATGGTCCCAATGACCCCGTTTACCTGGCCCTCCATCCCCAGGCCGTACGGTTGACCGAAGACGACTCTGAAGACACGGTGGGCGGTGTCGTGATCACCCGGCGTTTCAAGGGTGCAACCGTCGAATTCACCGTGGATGCCGGAGGCGTCTCCATCCAGGTCGTCGAAAACGCGGAAGGCCGGATGGCCGGCCGTCAACCCGGCGATGCCGTGCGCGTCCGCATCCCCGGCGACCAGGCAATCATCCTGAGGGACTGA
- a CDS encoding extracellular solute-binding protein, whose translation MKTGMRFTTLVLCAAVSACTVILAWGCSSGDPDRRVVTVYSPHGKPILPEFEKLFEATHPDVDVRWLDMGSQDVLDRVRSERTNPQGDVWWGAPATNFIQAADEGLLSPYRPIWADALLPEFRDEEDRWYGTAQLIPVIAFNNLELTKETAPGDWDELLDPRWRDLIVIRYPLASGTMRTVYSGMIWRTYRDTRVPDAGYAWLTRLDANTKDYAADPNMMFQKLARKEGLVSIWLMSDIMMQVDRYGYPFDFVVPRSGAPVLTDGIALIANGKNPDDARLFYEFVTNVDHTVLQATEYYRIPTRGDIPKDRLPKWMADLSVSPFDIDWKVFSEQSSIWMKYWDDNIKDRG comes from the coding sequence ATGAAGACGGGTATGCGCTTTACAACATTGGTTCTGTGTGCGGCCGTTTCGGCATGCACGGTCATCCTCGCCTGGGGCTGTAGCAGCGGCGATCCGGACCGACGCGTCGTGACGGTCTATTCGCCCCACGGAAAGCCGATCCTGCCAGAGTTCGAGAAGCTCTTCGAGGCCACTCATCCCGATGTGGACGTCCGCTGGCTCGACATGGGCTCGCAGGACGTGCTGGACCGGGTGCGATCGGAGCGGACCAATCCCCAGGGCGACGTCTGGTGGGGCGCGCCGGCGACCAACTTCATCCAGGCCGCCGACGAGGGCCTGCTGAGTCCGTACCGGCCGATCTGGGCGGACGCGCTGCTTCCCGAGTTCAGGGACGAGGAAGATAGGTGGTACGGCACGGCGCAGTTGATCCCGGTCATCGCCTTCAACAATCTCGAACTGACGAAAGAGACGGCGCCCGGAGACTGGGACGAACTCCTCGATCCCCGGTGGCGGGACCTGATCGTGATCCGGTACCCGCTCGCGTCCGGCACCATGCGGACGGTCTACTCGGGGATGATCTGGCGCACGTACCGGGATACCCGTGTCCCCGACGCGGGGTACGCGTGGCTCACGCGGCTCGATGCCAACACGAAGGACTACGCCGCCGATCCGAACATGATGTTCCAGAAGCTCGCCCGGAAGGAAGGACTGGTGTCCATATGGCTGATGAGCGACATCATGATGCAGGTGGACCGGTACGGCTATCCCTTCGATTTCGTGGTACCGAGGAGCGGAGCGCCCGTGCTGACCGACGGCATCGCGCTGATCGCAAACGGCAAGAACCCCGACGACGCCCGGCTCTTCTATGAATTCGTCACCAACGTGGACCACACCGTCCTGCAGGCCACGGAGTACTACCGGATCCCGACCCGGGGCGATATCCCGAAAGACCGTCTGCCCAAGTGGATGGCCGATCTTTCCGTCTCCCCCTTCGACATCGACTGGAAGGTCTTCTCCGAACAGTCCAGCATCTGGATGAAGTACTGGGACGACAACATCAAGGACCGGGGATAG
- the yqeC gene encoding selenium cofactor biosynthesis protein YqeC, whose translation MVSAPAAETPFLDTLGIHRGEAVAIVGSGGKATLMYRLAGEAVERGYAVITTSTTHLHPPTSKQTRGFYVTAETPGWPALVPGELKTRRHVTVLGARPRPDKLKGLDGEELEKLREVCAPDLLLIKADGARARLFKAPGDHEPVVPAGTTRVVVVATLRAVGIPLDERQVHRPERVGRLTGLGRGEPVTPEVIAGVVSHPEAYRRAFPESVPLSLYLSCADDGDSMDLARRIVAAVPESVFDGIYCGDIQRSRAVVYRLA comes from the coding sequence GTGGTGAGCGCACCGGCGGCGGAAACACCCTTTCTCGACACGCTCGGGATTCACCGGGGAGAGGCCGTGGCCATCGTCGGCAGCGGCGGCAAGGCCACGCTGATGTACCGGCTGGCCGGCGAGGCCGTCGAACGGGGTTACGCCGTCATAACTACGTCCACCACGCACCTGCATCCGCCGACGTCGAAGCAGACGCGCGGGTTCTACGTGACCGCCGAAACGCCGGGTTGGCCGGCGCTTGTACCCGGTGAACTGAAGACGCGACGCCACGTGACCGTCCTTGGCGCCCGTCCCCGGCCCGACAAGCTCAAGGGACTGGATGGGGAGGAGCTGGAGAAGTTGAGGGAGGTTTGCGCACCCGACCTGCTGCTCATCAAGGCTGACGGCGCCCGCGCCCGGCTGTTCAAGGCGCCCGGGGACCACGAGCCCGTGGTGCCGGCGGGTACGACACGCGTCGTAGTCGTCGCCACCCTGAGGGCCGTCGGCATCCCGCTGGACGAAAGACAGGTGCACCGGCCGGAGCGCGTGGGCCGTTTGACCGGGTTGGGGCGGGGCGAACCGGTAACACCCGAAGTCATCGCCGGCGTCGTCAGTCATCCCGAGGCGTACCGGCGGGCCTTTCCGGAATCCGTGCCTCTTTCCCTGTACCTCTCCTGCGCCGATGACGGAGATAGCATGGACCTGGCCCGGCGAATCGTCGCGGCCGTGCCCGAATCGGTTTTTGACGGGATCTACTGCGGGGATATACAGCGATCGCGGGCGGTGGTGTATCGGCTGGCCTGA
- a CDS encoding rhomboid family intramembrane serine protease — protein MLLPLQAESPSYGRPVITYGLMAANVAVFLFQFVLGPVGEQIFIFKTAAIPLELTHFVDRNEIPIPGTSLLYPDALVPFPLTLFTAMFVHGGFMHLAGNMLYLWIFGNSVESAMGAGRYLLFYLLTGLCATMVHVISEPDSAIPMIGASGAIAGILGAYFILYPKAYIKTFVLLFIFIQIIHVPAIIVLGIWFLRQILGIGSDGVAWYAHIGGFLVGMALVRRFLQRRPRTIHIRPGGEW, from the coding sequence ATGCTCCTACCTCTCCAAGCTGAAAGCCCGTCCTATGGCCGGCCCGTGATCACCTACGGGCTGATGGCGGCCAACGTGGCCGTCTTCCTTTTCCAGTTCGTCCTGGGACCGGTGGGCGAACAGATCTTCATCTTCAAGACCGCGGCCATCCCCCTCGAATTGACCCATTTCGTCGACCGGAACGAAATACCCATTCCCGGCACTTCCCTGCTCTACCCGGACGCACTCGTGCCCTTCCCCCTGACCCTGTTCACGGCCATGTTCGTCCACGGGGGATTCATGCACCTCGCCGGCAACATGCTCTACCTGTGGATCTTCGGCAACAGCGTGGAAAGCGCCATGGGGGCGGGCCGCTACCTGCTCTTCTACCTCCTGACCGGCCTGTGCGCCACCATGGTGCACGTGATATCCGAACCCGATTCCGCCATCCCGATGATCGGCGCCAGCGGGGCGATTGCGGGCATCCTGGGCGCCTATTTCATCCTGTATCCCAAGGCCTACATCAAGACCTTCGTCCTGCTGTTCATCTTCATCCAGATCATCCATGTGCCCGCGATCATCGTACTCGGGATCTGGTTCCTGCGGCAGATCCTGGGCATCGGCAGCGACGGCGTGGCCTGGTACGCCCACATCGGGGGATTCCTCGTCGGCATGGCCCTCGTGCGGCGCTTCCTGCAGCGGCGGCCCCGAACGATCCATATCCGCCCGGGGGGCGAGTGGTGA